DNA sequence from the Tachysurus vachellii isolate PV-2020 chromosome 16, HZAU_Pvac_v1, whole genome shotgun sequence genome:
GTAGCTGCATTAGCATGTTCAGGGTCCTGAGAATGTTGGGTGTTAGGAAGGAATACACCCTGTTGGGGACAGcaatccatcacaggacaccatatacacactttcACATCTAGGGGTGCACAATTTTGTGTAGTCACCAGCAAAACCAGAGAAAACCCACATGGACAAGGCAAGAACATGCGaaactcacagacagacagaaacctgAGCTAACCAAGTGTCACATAATATCAACATAAATAAGCTTGTTCCTGGAAGGCCAAAGTTAGTGTtagagaataaaattaaaaccaaCAGCAACATGAAGACCAAGAAGTTATCAAAACAAAATAGGGCTCAACATAGTAATATACTATTTTGCTATATATTAAAGAGAAAACTTTACAGAGACCAACCTTTCCAGTAGATTTTACCCCTTTCCAGATGCAGAAGTAGCAGAGGATCCATGCTACAAGCAGACACAAGGCCAGATCCCAATTTAGGGATCCCATGTGGTCGATACCCGAGGAGAGTCTCAACACTCTTCTCCTGTTTCCATACACCAAATAGACATTATTTCAATTAGACTGGATCCCTGTTACACCCAGATGTACAGTGAAATACAAAGGATTTCAAACcctttgaattaaacaaaatgaagaatACAAATGTATACTGACAGAACATTTAATGTGTTCCTTCACAACAAAAAGTTATGTATGTGAAGATAttaatggtgaaaaaaaaaccatatgTTTAAAGGTATTCGATCGGATTCAAATATTTTCTGATAACTTGTATGTTCCACTGCTAGTGACTTCTCTCCTGTCTTCCCAACAGCTGTTCAGTCCCTTCAGTCAGCATTCAAAGCAATTTTTACTGacacttaattttaaacttgctTGAGGAATTTATTCCTTTCTTCTCACCATATCTGTTACACCACTAGAACCagtttattttggattttttgttgtattttgttacAATACACACCAATTTAATTTTTACACTCCTTCAGATTGGAATATTTAGAAGCAAAGCTTAACATGAAGTGATATGGTGTGGTAATGGTTCATTTGGTGGTCCATTTGattctgagctcaggttacagtCTGCTGGGAacttctccctgtgtgtgtgtgggtgtgtgtgtgtgtgtgtgtgtgtgtgtgtgtgtgtgtagggggggtTTCCTCTGGCTTCTCTGGTTTCATTCTGCCTCTAAAACATGTCTTttctctattctactctacactaAATTGCCCCTGTGTATTAAtcagtgtgagaatgtgtgtgtgcatggtgccctgtgtGACAGGGTGGAGTAACATCCAGGGTATATTTCTGCTTCACTCCTAGTGAGTCAGACCATGTTAAAGCTCTTACTGATAAATTAACGAATTAATGTAACAAGTAAATTTCCTTtcttttagattattttagaaGAAACTACAGGATGCAAACTTTTGTACTTACTGTTAAATTAAGTACACCTGCAAGATCAAAATTGAACacaaaattacagaaaaaaatatttccccCTTATTTTTCCCCATTGAATTATTTAGGATTTttgtatctaaaaaaaatcaactggtCTGCATTTTAGTACTTACTCCCAAAATTCAATGACAGGAGACGTAGCATTAGCAGGAACTGTGAAGTTGACCGAATCATTCCTCTTATGGAACTccacacaagtgtcttgcaaaaaaaaaaagcacaacaagCAATTACCCAGCATGCAAGAATGATAAAATCTATACTAGAAAGAATAATACATTTGACAGGTCATTTTAAATTTCTCACCTAGATTCCAAACATTTTGACAAGAGGCCCAGGGAAGCTCCCAGGAAAATGAATGGTAGAAGTAAAAAATGGCCCACGCCAGAACAATGATGTAATAGAAATTCAGTAAGGATACAATGATCTGTGTGCCATAGCCTAGACCTGTGCAGAACATTGTGAGAGAGGAAATAACCACAATATAGGAAAAGGTCCTTTGAATCTGAATGGGGAAAAGATTAAAGAAATGACTGTCTTCATTACTAGAGAAACGTTTTACCTTCAAAGAGAGGGCTGATCTTTCTCCAGCAAGTGACGCCACCTTCGCTAGTGTACTGGCCTAAAGCTGTCTCCAAGATGAACACAGGGATCCCACAAGTGAACAGGAAGATCAGGTATGGGATGAGAAAGGCACCTGCGATTTTCAACAAGGAATAAAAACTATTGTATCAtacagcaaacaaacagaagatgAACCAAAACAATATGGTAGAATTAAAACTACCTTCGCAACTTTTGAAGATTATTAGGTACACAAAAAATAATGTGACAGCAGCACAAAATTATGCAGGTCAAAAGCTTGAGGTTCACATCAAATATTGGAATGAGAGGAAAAAGTTTGGCTCTGAGCATGCCATGATTTTTGGTGCTGGATGGGAAGGTTTGGGAAGATGATGCCCTGAGATTTGCAAACACTACAGTCTTGAAAGTTTACACATCATAGTGTGATAACAAAAATTCCAGTGATTAGAAGGTCTGAGTGAAAATACCTTGTTGATGAAAGTCATTAGAGTAGAATAGCCAGAGTGGTTTAAGCTGAAAGGAAGGCTACATTAACCCAAATAACTACTCTTTACAACAGGGGtaagctgaaaagcatctcagaatgtacAAAACAAGAACGACTTTGAGGCAGACGGGAAACATCAGCAATAGCCCACATCAGGGTCTAGTTCTAGCAGCCAGGAATCTGCCAGGAATCTATGGCAAAAAGTTTGCAGATGAAAATGAGGAAAAGTCTATTCTTTTATGATAGATGGTGAGCATACATTTAGTAGCTGAATTAATAAGAAAATGGGTTGTTTAAAGGGTGGTCCGATTTCAAAGACCGCAAAACAGTCACATCAGACAGATGTCTGAAGAAAACATTGGTGGAAAGCAAGCAACTGCTGTTGCACTGAACTTTGACCTGTAACCTTTAAGACTCATCAAAGGTGTAAATCTGTAATGCTAACTCAACCTTCAAAcctaatatagatttttttttttacagtatcaTCCAGAATGATAAATCTTTAGCAACCTGAGTGAAGCTACAACTGTCCTAGATTAAACAGCTCATTTACAATTTTCAGCAGTCAATCTCAAGAtactataaaaacaaagaaaggatgAAGCAAACAAAAAGAACCATCACCTCCTCCATTCTTGTAGCACAAGTATGGGAATCTCCACATGTTTCCTAGGCCAATGATGGACCCAGCTACAGATAGAACAAATTCCAGCTTGTTGCTCCATTGACCTCTTTCTTGGATCTTCTGCTCGTCTTCTTCACAACTGATCCCGTTAGCATGGCTTGTGTCAACTGTATCTTAAAAAGCATTTGAAATTGTAGTTGTGCTACTGAACATCTCAAGAAGACAAAAAGATAAAGCTATCAAAAGGCATAGATTCAGTTTATACTCAGGAACATATTCTATTCTTTGGTCTCTAATTTGGCAGATACTTATAAAGCTCATTGTACCACAAAATTTCTCTCATTCTGTATGCCAATAGTTCATCGTATCAATGAATGAAAAACCTTTAGAATCGAATCATACAACGATACCTTGTAGAAACAATGACAAAATAATCtttgttataaataatttagcCAGAAATTATTCAACATTCTTATACAAATAAGCTTAGCAAACGTACCCTTCATTGCACCGAATCACAGCCACAGCAAGTcggttgttactatagaaagaaaaagtgagtgAAGTGTGTAATCCAACCTCATCTGGCCTGCTACCTCCCACTAAACCACCACCAGCACTACCACAACCCCCCttactcagtcacacactccaGATTGCTATACACTAATGTCTGAGAGGGGTCACAGCATGCAGAATGGCCACTGAGGAAAAAATCTATTTGTGATGACCTATTTAAAAAGATCCGAAAATGCACATGCTTTCGTGATTTCATAATTTAGTAAGTGTGTGCTTCCCGAATGAGGATTAAACACAAGTTAACTACTATTTGCACATTCTGACCCAAGTCCACATATTCAGGATCAATGAACTTACTTCAACCTCTTCTACCCTGCACATACACCATTTACAGTGaaaaatctttgcaaatttaAGTATATACTAAATATATACTAAATGTGTCAGTAAGAATCCAGGAGGTAACTGCAGTGTACATCTGTAATAATACAGGCTGTAGTAAAAATCAGGTGTTTTTTTAGTGAAAGAAGACGTTGCAAACAGCAAAGGATCTCTACAGAAatgttctgtttctctgaaaacTTTGTGTACTATGcctaatataaaatttataccAATTTATAACCTATAAAATGTACCTATTTTGttactgttttttaaataataataataataataataatagtaataataatagtaataaataataataacaaaaataataataataataataataataataataaataaataaatttattaaaaattagcTTCAAATTTTAGCTTATGCTAAAcagggtcacgtggagcctggaATCTATCCCGGAGAACTCAGAACAGAGCCTGGAGAGGGTGCTAACGTATGTCTTTGTCTTGGTAGAAGAAGCTGGAGGACCTGGAGGAAAGCcttgaacatgcaaactccatgtaCACAGGGAAAAGGTGGGACTCGAACCTCCAGCCCCAGAGGTAAGACGCATAGAGGTCGACTTAACACAAACcacataaatatacaaacatttgcttaaacaaaaaacataataaatgttCCAGACTTTTTTCACTAGGAATCGTTTTAATAAAGTTGAGCAACAAAAACATCCACAGTGACTCATTAATTCTTTAAAACCTATTTACATCATAAATATTTTACCTACATACATCCATTTTAAGCTACTCCTACTTATTTGCATGGTAACTTGTTTATCTGGTAAGTGTATCAGACAAATAACTTAATCCCCCTACAGGCTGTTAGTGATAGGACGTCTGGAGCAAACctgcaatgcattgtgggataCTTTTTGTGATGtatgacaatttatttaagCAGGTTAAAACAGAGCTGAGCAAACATTCTGGTCCAGCGAAGACAAACTagaggtgatgaggaaaaaagtAGTCTTAGGCTTTGAGCTGAGCTCTATGATCTGGctgtttacagaaaaaaataaacggACGAAGattgatgtctgatggatcaaTGCAAATTTCCAGCTTGCCATATTCAGTCTTCTCCCCTTTAAATATCCACATTTATTGTGTAGCCCATGCACAGAATCCGTAAATGGATTCACCTTGAAAAAAGCAGACCAGTTGCTTTTATTCATGCGAAAGTCCTCGTCCTTCTTGTATACAGGCTCCTGACCTAGCCAAAAATCATATTCAGCTCGTAGTCATATAGTACATACAGAGAGCATCAGTCCACAAGTACACAAAGAAGAAGAGCTTGCAGTGGAGGTGCGACAGCAGCtgttgagtgtctgtgtgaatgtgcgcTAGCTGCCCTCTTGAACCTTTGCTTGGTACAAGGGGGAGAGAGTCTGTGTGCTACACATGGCTGACGTCATTACCACAGTCTCGATGCCCATTTTGACCCCCATCACTCCGCCAGCCTTACGCGAGCAAGCCGAGCAGATGTAGTCTTCGTTTTCCGCCATCTCACAcgacacacctacacacacctgaTGGAACCACTCATCACACCCCCCGTCACACTGAACCCAGTCCACCTGAGAGGAAAaagataatattaaaatatatataagcaGCGCATTAACCCTTTAATTTTTTACCTTAGTACGGTTGAAAAGATGGACTTCTATGGACGATGCTCAATATAAACTAAtttcaataataaacaaaaatgcggttatttaacaaaaaaaaaaacatctttcatAATGAAAGTTTTCTGCTAAGAGACTTCTAGgtaatttttaaagaaagagtCTATTTATGTATAATAAATTGCACACGCACATGGTTTTGAGTTCTGACCACATAATAAATTGCATGGTGAAGAGCATATTGAAAGATCTGCTCGGATTGTGTGTTTACATAGAAATGAATCATTCAGTCTAAtagaataaatggataaatcgCTCTGAATAGAATCCCCAGACAATCGTTTCCTTATTATTCTAATTCCACATTGAAAATCACCACAGACTGACTGCTTGACACCTGCCTTCATTATTACCATGAGCTGAAGCTGAAATCTCATACTAACCTTGTCCTTGCATGGTCTCTGGCAGTTCTTTGCTGCACAGACAGCATTCTCGTCGTTGGAGTCCTCTGCGCCTGACCAGTCGTACTTAGAGGGGATGTCCAGgatcttcttttccttcttcttttccagACCCTCCTTGGCAAACTCGGCTTTGGCCGCAGCtttctccttcctcttcctctccttctcctccttggCGAGGCGTTTGGCCAGTTGCTTTAGCTCCCGCGACTTCTCCGGAATGAGTTTAAGCTTCTTCTTTTTGGGTTTTCCACCAACCTCGAGTACCCTCTTCATGTCTTTGCATTTGGGCCGGCCTTCCACACCCGACGAAGCCAAGAGTAACTGCTGCTCAGCTCTCTCTagtttcctctttctcttcttctccatTTCCTTTACCTTTAACTTCATTGGCTTCTCTAGCAACGTGTCCTCCGACTTAGGAAGAGAGTTAGAATGGAAAAACAAGGGTGGGGACAGAGaggacatttaaagaaaaaaagttagaaTAGCAAAAATACACTGGATAAAAATGTCCTAAACTGTACATATCAGGGTGCTTAAGGTACCTAGAGGAGGTCGCATAATATATTTAAGCAATGTGTCCTAAGAGGAGCTTTGGAACAAAAAGGCTCAGGATCTTTTTCCCTGTGACACTTACCTCCACCTGCAGGAAGCGCTCCTCTGAGGGTGGGTGTGTGGCCTGCAGGATTCTCCAGATGTGCTGAGTTTCATCCAGCGAGACCTCCAGCAGGTCTCCCTCCATCATCAGCACCTCTAGCTGGACTTTGGCAGCAGGGGACAGCTCCAGCACAGGAGGCTCCAAACTGCGTGGCACCAGAGGTGTCTTCCTAGGCTGCTTCCGTGGAGCGGTTTGATCTGGGAGAAGGAGACAGAAAATAGACGTCTTCTGCTAAACTGGTTCAGGTGATACCTGTAGGCGGCTCTGATATTGTGCCCACATCAACTGGACTGACTGAGAGGATAGGTTGTGGAGTGTAACTCTGAAGATGTATTCAGGTTGTGAACTGAGTGTGCAAAATCTGCCTTTCAAACCAGATTAAAAGTAGAGAGGCTGAACTGACTCTTAACTTTCTCTCAAAATGTTACATAATTAAAACCAAGGTTACTTACTCTGAGGACAGGACTTGGAGGCAGAGGAGTAGGCATGTTCAGCACAGAAAGACGGCGTAGCAGGCCACATGTGACTGACAACCTCTTCTGACTTTACAGGGATCTCCTCATCACAGAACAAATAGGGCTTTACCTCACCCGAGTCCTGGAGACAGAGGAAGATATTACATTTATACTGACTGACATTAATACTGACTTCTTAgtgaacaataaaaatataactaaacaaataaatgtatttttccccccacaaaGTTAATGTTCTCTTCTAGGATTCAAACATAATAAAATCTATAAGTCTGAGCTCTAATGTAAGTACAGACAGATTAACAGCTCTACAAAACAACAGTTTCTAAAGTTTCCGAAGCTTATGTAACCAAGAGTAAGCGTTACACTTACCTTCATATCATAGCCGTAAGTCTCACGGATGTCCTCATCCGAGTCCGTctcctcatcatcataatcCAGAGACGGCCGAGGTGAGGTGGTCCTGTTGAACCCGGCCTGGTGGAACGTCTGAATGTGTCCCTGATAGGTAGAAAATAGACATAGCCTTTATTTGTAACATAGACAATACAGTATAGTGAAATTATTTCCTTTACATAACTCAGTTTGTTAGAAAGTTGGATTCAGAGCGGAGGGTCAGGaaagtgaaaataatataataaaataaaaaaaaacagacatccCATATATGCCATGCAGCAATAAAATTACGTTACTGGATAAAATGGCCAAATTTAAGATAGGATTCAGACCTCAAGATAGGATTCAGAAGGCTGCGTTAAATGTTAGTGGTTTTAAGGTCACAGACTCACCTGCAGGTCTGGATTGGCAGCAGCTTTCTGTAGCTCGGCATTGATGATCTTCTCGGTCTTCTCCCGTGCTGCGAGCTCCACCATGCGTTGACTGAGCACAGACAGCTTGGCCAGAGCAGAGGAGAGTTCATCGGTTGCCAGGGCTTGCCGCGCCCGGTCCTGCCAGCTCATACCACGTTCTGTCAAACACTGCAGTGCCTCGCCTTCAGGCAGTCGCACAGGAAGCTTCTGCAGGGACACTAATAGTGAGAGGATGGTCTCGAGGCGGGGTCGCCGTGAACGCTGGCACAGTGGGCACAGAAACTTTGACTCTTTGCTAGCACTCTGCCAGCTGCTCCCTGTTGTTAGCTTCTTCTGCGTGCCTGCTTTGGGTAGGGGCACACAGGCACCATGGAACCAGTCTTTACACAGCTCGCACTGTAGCATAACACCTGAAGCAGTCTTCCGACAAAGGCAAAAGCGGACCTCATCGATTCGCTCAGCCATGCTCATCTTGGCCAGGTTGGCGGCCCGCAGCGAGTGCATGGCTTCTGCCTCCTGCTGCTCCTTAGCCTTAAAGGCGGCCACCACAGCAGAGGGTGAGCGCTCCTCGTCTACGGCCTCATCCAGGTCGCTGAGGGTCTCCGGCTCTGCACCTCGCTCTTTCTCCAGGAGCTCTTTGGCTCGCCTGCGCTTGCTTCGGCTGCTGCCGTACACACCAATGTCAGTCCGAGGACTCAGAACCTGAGAGGCAAACCCGCAAAATGAGACATGATAAACATATTTTGGATGAAAATTTATCTTTGATGAATGCCATCTCTCACCTGTAGCAGCGTGTGGGTGGAGTTTTTCTTGAGAAAGGTGCGCGCAGTCCTCTCTCTCCAAGCTCGTGCTGAAGCCACCTGGGACTCCACCTGTGGCAGGGCATCCAGACGTACAGGAATGGAACGGCCCCTCGCTAACAGAGCCTCCAGCTGATCCAAGTATGCAAAACTGGTAccattctaaaaaataaataaataaaacaaatacagctTATCACTGTAaatcatatacatataaaaaagaaataaatcgaCCTGTGAAGTCACGGCGCCTAAAGAGTGTACACAGAGATTCAAGCCTACCTGGATGGCCTCTACTCTTGCTGTCCACTCTTTAGCTTTGTGGAGTGCTTCCCGCAGAGCCAGAACATTAGGCAGATAAGCAGGGATGTTCTTGGCTTCTACAATAATGCTTTCAAGGGTCGCCATACTGTGACGAGGTCTAGAAGCAACATTTAACATCGTTaagttttattcataaatttcAAAGATTCATGCCTAACAAATATGTTAAGAAAAGATGCTAAGATAAGAAAGGTGTTATAGTATTCAGAGAATATCTGAAAAAGCCttttaaacaagaaaacacAGCTGAACAATTTGTGCTGAACTGGTCAGATGTTTATATGTTTCACCCTCTACCCCATCTCTAACTCATGTGCAAGCTTTACAAAGCACAGAGAtttaaaaagtgtgtatttAGGTCTGTTTCGGTCATTACCTGGCATGCAGGCATGCGCGTGCCTTGTCCTCCCAGCGCTCAGACACAGTGAGGATTTCCTGCAGGTCAGCCATGGCTTTCTCTACAGCATGGTGCGGGGCCAGACCCACACCTGAGTCAATGAGGCGCTTCATAACCTCCAGCGTGACACGCTGTGGCTCATGCAAGGTGAGACGCACTTCATCTAACCAGCGTGCCTGCAGCAGCTCCTGTTTCAATTGCGCCAGCTCTGGAAGCTCTACATCAAGCCCTGAGCCCAGCTCTACCAGAACCTGAAGCTTAGCCGAGTCCGGGGTTTCATCCGCCAGGGCCAGCTGAGCGCGCTCGTGGAAATCCTCCACATTCTCCAGTAGCtcctgagagacagaaaaaggacATGCTGAGGGAAAAGATTACATAATCTGAGACTGAAAAATTAACACTGGTCAGTAAAGAGGTGGATTCTGTTTCTAGAATGCACGACTTCGTGAGCAAACCTGCACGATGAAGTGTGTTTAACCAttactttaaaatgttcaatttcAAAACTTTATCATTCAAGATTAAACAACaactaaggggctttttacacctggtcacttcatgcgttttctgtgatcagatagctatccgattgtaaaaagaccaggtctaaatgccctctgaaacgtttttgagacggatataaatccgatcgttcaaaacacttcaggaggtggtctgggacgcatttaagatgaaactggacaggtgtaaatgaatgtggttgttcaagccacatacgtcagcgctatactcctcccaaacggaagtacgtcactcgcaggtgactcacgagtcctgcatcgcgccagaaacaaataacatgacCGACACGCAGgcacttattgctctttggaGCAATGAAAGCGTCCAAAATAtgctttgtaaaacatatagaaacaaaagtatatttaattatatacaccaaagcgtgtttcatttcaattaccccggaaatgaggtcaaatatatttgcattttgggaaggagtagaaagatcggattgatatccgattcgccaagacgcatttatgtggcccaatgtaaatggaacagttttaacaaatcagatagcaatcggatcagagaaaacacatgaagtgaccaggtgtaaaaaagccCCATAAAGTTATGATTCACAAGACTGCTACGCAACAGATTTCACTAGGTCTGTCTTTTAGGCTTCAGTTTATATTTTACTGGCCTGGACATTTCTGTACTTAGCTCCACCCCTTAGCACATGACATATTTAACAGGCATATGTAGTTTAAGCAGACATGGCTTGTCATTTCTTAATGGCACTTGTAAAGACTTGTGAAGGCACCAGAGGGTGCTAGAAATGACAAACTGCTCCGTTCAGTCGTGTCTGTAGATGAACAGCACATGGCTCAGAGCTTTGATTCTTACATTTCAATcaaaacaaatccatataaGATTTTCTTGGAGATTGTCTGATCTGGGTTGTTAAAGCACACTTTATCTACtgtgtgcttttatttcatACCAACTTCCTTTAATCATTGCTTCACCTAAGAGAGAAGGATggaattcttatttttatatccCTACATGTACATATGGAATTATAGAGATTGTTTGCTCTGGGAATCTGGGAATGTCCACTGTCCAATGCTTAAGTATTCATAGAGATTGCAAGAATTCTGTTTTTCATAAATTAGTATAAcctaaaacaattttaaacagagtaaaaaaaatatttaagtatAAATATTAACAGTATTATAAACTAGCTATAACAATTTCTTCCCGCACCCTTAAAAAAGTTGGATCCTGTTCCTGCACAagcaaaaaaacagcagcagtgcTACACTCCCAGGAGAGACAAACTAGGTCAGACGTCACAGACTTCTCCTGATGTTATGGTTGCATTAGATTTACATACAATCACCAGCAGACATACTCTAGCTGTAAGGTGAGAAGAAGCGAGTCTGAGAGTGCGCTGGTGTCTTACTTTGACCTGCCGTGCCTGGCTGATGACACACGGCAGACGGAACAGTTGCTCCACAAACGCCTTCAGCTCCTCCACCGTCAGCTTGGTGCGCGTACGACTGTTCTCTGTGCGCTCTCTTCttaaaccataaaaaaaaacaatctttgTTAGCCATTCCATTTCAAGCTAATTTTTCATCCAGACAAAAGTGATAAATTACCAGACAATTCTGTGGCTGTGATATTGTACTCGTCCCCAACaatgcaaatcaatacaaagtttTTTAACTGATCAGCTTTATCCTGTAATGAACCCGGCGCTATACGCAGGACGTATCGACtcactgaaatgttttaataaaaaaacaattttttcatttctttgctGGAACAGTTTTGGTGGCTTCTGGCAGCCAAAACTTTTTACTAACCCAtgttttaacagtttataaaaatgtatattaatatctaaaatgtatattaatatctaaaatgtatattaatatctaaaatttttatatataatataaaacattaaataaatacaatttgaagtgtaaatacaataaaattcaaatataataattcatatgaataaaatgaagACTACTACTGCATAACACTATGAATTCATAATTCATGACCTCGTATAATAGTGTGTGAATTTacttgtgtctctgtttgtggtTGAGCAGAAGCTGGGCTACAGAAGAGCAAGTCTCTGCCTCCTTCACCATCTCTCTCAGCTTACGGAACAGATTGTTCTCTGGGTACTTCCTGTCCTCTGCGTCCTCCAGCAAAACTTTCAGTTCGATCAGATCTTTAAGGAGAGACAGAGGAcggatgtgtgtgttagagtgtctATGTCtgcatgtgtagtgtgtgtgtgtgtgagataataaCCTTTCTTGTTCTTCTGATCAGCTGACAGTGCCTCACTGACTCTCTTGGCCCAGGTGTCGTAGGACTGGGCGCGGGACTTCACCCCGTACAGCATGGCAGGGAACTCCTCCACATCATACCGGTACCTACAGCACACAAAAGGAAGATGATATGCTTGCATTAAATTAAAAGGCATTATTTTTACTCGTATGAAGAACTTAAaggtctgtaaataaaaaaataaaccctcaGATAAAGATCTGTGGTGtagatattttgtttatatgatagtgtgtgtgtgtgtgtgtgtgtgtgtgtgtgtgtgtgtgtatgcgctgACCTGAGGCACTTGTTTGTAAGAGGACAGTTGCAGAGCTCTGCAGCATGGTGCAGACAGACAAGGCGCTCTGGACTGCATGAACATGTGAGAGCTGACAAAAAGCAGGTAGTTTTACATTTGTAACACTGCCGTTCATCATCTGGAACCAACTCGAACACTTCCTGTTCTGAGGACTGCAACCCCTGCAGGCAGAGAGTGGGAAATACAATACAGTTTACTATCACTCGCATACACCTGGTCATGACCGTAATAAGGCAGATCACAAGcatcttttctgtttttaaaaatactttcaAATTAGTATTTCAAAGGAAATACTAAAATAGACAAGTACAACAATAGAGATAAGTATAATAATCCAGAATAATAGCATAGTCATATCTCTGACCAGGCTGAGCATGAATCAGTGCAGCACGTAAAGACAAAGAACTGTTAAGGTTAATAATAAACCGGTTAAAACATGTTATTTAACCAACATAATTTAATCTTTGACATATTTAAGAGTTCTATACAGAGACATTCAGATAACATTTGTGGAAGGCCTCTCCtgtgttttactttttatttatttgtacataataaatttcaagagagagagagagagagagagagaggctgttgAAGGAATGACAGATTACAGCTGCTATAATTCAAGTGATAAAAGGAACCAAGTTGTTTTAaccacaacactgaacacaaatcTCATTTTAAAAGTATGTTGTGTTATTCATTAAAAAGTCAAGAATTCAAATAATTAGGAAATTCCTGTGgtgtaagaagaataaaa
Encoded proteins:
- the kdm5a gene encoding lysine-specific demethylase 5A isoform X2 — translated: MAVYTEFLPPPECPVFEPSWEDFSDPLGFISKIRPIAEKSGICKIRPPQDWQPPFACDVRNFRFTPRVQRLNELEALTRVKLNFLDQIAKFWELQGSKLRFPHVERKILDLYLLSKIVSSEGGFEAICKEKHWSKIATRMGFPAGKGIGSLLRSHYERILYPYELFQSGASLSGMHRLCQEGDEAEEVDEGIERGCEEDEDDDEEKPKEKEGKEQDGLSDKSQKKKHSLPERRSRRLKSERENKEPKGLQIFSSSPKVVDFEIIPDDDAFIKKQKHLKAQAFAIKMRPRKETLEVNFIDLYMCMACGRGDEEDRLLLCDGCDDSYHTFCLIPPLQDVPKGDWRCPKCVAEVCRAEMECSKPREAFGFEQAVREYTLQSFGEMADHFKSDYFNMPVHMVPTELVEKEFWRLVSSIEEDVIVEYGADISSKDVGSGFPVRDGKRRLLGDEEDYANSGWNLNNMPVLEQSVLAHINADISGMKVPWLYVGMCFSSFCWHIEDHWSYSINYLHWGEPKTWYGVPAHAAEKLEAVMKKLAPELFDSQPDLLHQLVTIMNPNVLMEHGVPVYRTNQCAGEFVVTFPRAYHSGFNQGYNFAEAVNFCTADWLPMGRQCVAHYRRLQRQCVFSHEELLCKMAADPESLDVELAAVVCRELAEVIEEERRLRQAVQDLGLQSSEQEVFELVPDDERQCYKCKTTCFLSALTCSCSPERLVCLHHAAELCNCPLTNKCLRYRYDVEEFPAMLYGVKSRAQSYDTWAKRVSEALSADQKNKKDLIELKVLLEDAEDRKYPENNLFRKLREMVKEAETCSSVAQLLLNHKQRHKERTENSRTRTKLTVEELKAFVEQLFRLPCVISQARQVKELLENVEDFHERAQLALADETPDSAKLQVLVELGSGLDVELPELAQLKQELLQARWLDEVRLTLHEPQRVTLEVMKRLIDSGVGLAPHHAVEKAMADLQEILTVSERWEDKARACLHARPRHSMATLESIIVEAKNIPAYLPNVLALREALHKAKEWTARVEAIQNGTSFAYLDQLEALLARGRSIPVRLDALPQVESQVASARAWRERTARTFLKKNSTHTLLQVLSPRTDIGVYGSSRSKRRRAKELLEKERGAEPETLSDLDEAVDEERSPSAVVAAFKAKEQQEAEAMHSLRAANLAKMSMAERIDEVRFCLCRKTASGVMLQCELCKDWFHGACVPLPKAGTQKKLTTGSSWQSASKESKFLCPLCQRSRRPRLETILSLLVSLQKLPVRLPEGEALQCLTERGMSWQDRARQALATDELSSALAKLSVLSQRMVELAAREKTEKIINAELQKAAANPDLQGHIQTFHQAGFNRTTSPRPSLDYDDEETDSDEDIRETYGYDMKDSGEVKPYLFCDEEIPVKSEEVVSHMWPATPSFCAEHAYSSASKSCPQNQTAPRKQPRKTPLVPRSLEPPVLELSPAAKVQLEVLMMEGDLLEVSLDETQHIWRILQATHPPSEERFLQVESEDTLLEKPMKLKVKEMEKKRKRKLERAEQQLLLASSGVEGRPKCKDMKRVLEVGGKPKKKKLKLIPEKSRELKQLAKRLAKEEKERKRKEKAAAKAEFAKEGLEKKKEKKILDIPSKYDWSGAEDSNDENAVCAAKNCQRPCKDKVDWVQCDGGCDEWFHQVCVGVSCEMAENEDYICSACSRKAGGVMGVKMGIETVVMTSAMCSTQTLSPLYQAKVQEGS